In a single window of the Panulirus ornatus isolate Po-2019 chromosome 23, ASM3632096v1, whole genome shotgun sequence genome:
- the SP555 gene encoding SPRY domain-containing SOCS box protein 3, with protein MTQGDNGEKGPSNVYTADTNQNVMSSLPLEHGCDAWWHWSQCHKSPEVLLYARTALFHPNWSHGTAAVRGSQEINGGLHYWEVQVSQRLFGTAVMFGVCTASARLHADSFVSLVGEDEFGWGLSHKGLIWHNGKWRHYTEPFRENRATTIGVLFDGKRGTLGFYKDAQWLGIAFTGLDAVTEPLYPVISSTAAKTELTLGATRRGWVSLQDRARHALLAALPQPRLLYTLPLPPALRHYLEDDLPPSKNSGRSPFLSLNKQQILSS; from the coding sequence ATGACACAAGGTGACAATGGAGAGAAAGGACCATCCAATGTATATACTGCTGACACCAACCAGAATGTTATgtcttccctgccactggaacaTGGCTGCGATGCCTGGTGGCACTGGAGTCAATGTCACAAAAGTCCAGAGGTACTTCTGTATGCCCGGACAGCACTCTTCCATCCCAACTGGTCACATGGTACAGCTGCTGTTAGAGGTTCTCAGGAAATCAATGGTGGTCTTCATTACTGGGAAGTGCAGGTTTCCCAACGATTGTTTGGTACAGCAGTGATGTTTGGGGTGTGCACAGCATCAGCAAGGCTACATGCTGATAGCTTTGTTAGTTTAGTGGGAGAGGATGAGTTTGGATGGGGACTTTCACATAAGGGTCTAATCTGGCACAATGGGAAGTGGCGCCACTACACTGAGCCATTCCGGGAGAACCGTGCAACAACCATAGGTGTCTTGTTTGATGGTAAGCGAGGAACACTGGGGTTTTACAAGGATGCTCAGTGGCTAGGCATTGCTTTTACAGGCCTCGATGCTGTCACAGAGCCACTCTATCCTGTTATTTCTTCTACAGCTGCCAAAACAGAACTAACACTCGGTGCAACAAGGCGTGGGTGGGTAAGTCTACAGGATCGTGCCCGGCATGCCCTCCTGGCTGCCCTCCCACAGCCACGTCTATTGTATACTCTACCACTACCCCCAGCTCTAAGACATTACTTGGAAGATGATCTGCCACCCTCTAAGAACAGTGGGCGCAGTCCATTTCTCTCTTTAAACAAACAACAGATTCTATCCTCCTGA